Proteins from a genomic interval of Blastocatellia bacterium:
- the rpsJ gene encoding 30S ribosomal protein S10, with the protein MLNEKIRIRLKAYDHRVLDQSTSEIVLTAKRTGARVAGPIPLPTDKSRYTVNRSPHVDKKSREQFEIRTHKRLVDILNPTPQTIDALMRLDLPGGVDVEIKAFGRDQ; encoded by the coding sequence ATGTTGAATGAGAAAATACGAATTCGCTTGAAGGCGTACGATCATCGCGTGTTGGATCAGTCAACGTCAGAGATTGTGCTGACGGCCAAGCGCACAGGCGCTCGCGTAGCGGGCCCGATTCCGTTGCCAACGGATAAGAGCCGCTACACCGTCAATCGTTCACCGCACGTGGACAAGAAGTCACGTGAGCAATTCGAGATTCGCACGCACAAGCGATTGGTTGACATCTTGAACCCGACGCCTCAGACGATTGACGCCCTGATGCGATTAGATTTGCCAGGCGGCGTGGACGTCGAAATTAAGGCGTTCGGGCGAGATCAGTAA